Below is a window of Microcebus murinus isolate Inina chromosome 3, M.murinus_Inina_mat1.0, whole genome shotgun sequence DNA.
ctaaaattaaatctTCTGCCAAATActtcttctaaaagaaaaatttggtgctttttttcccccatattattttttgtaggCACTCACCTTCAGCTGCAGTGTGGGCTGTCCTCCAACATCCTTACAAAATAGACACATTTCTGGATTCTTGATGCCCAAATAAATGGGATCCCCTTTGCCTTGTTCAAGAGCCTCTGGATACTTGCATACGATAACAGTGACAATGACTATAAAGATATGGGGAGATGgtgttaatttccttttaaagtcaTAAAAGACTCTGATTGAGCAGGGAAGCCTCCTCCAAGTAGGTCTGGAAGAGACCTGAAGAGTGTGATCCCTGCTACACTAGGACCCCCACATGGCCAACTACCATATCCATTCATGCATCCTTTCATACCATGTGCTATTCACTGCCCTAATAAATGGGCAAACAGAGAGTTAAACAGATTGCACATCCCGGCCTTGTCATTTTCACACTTCTGCTTGAACACCTGGAGACAGGATGCAGGTGGACACCAAGCAGTCCTTCTGATCCTTGGAGAGCTTTGTCCATTAGCAAGTTTTGCCTAATGTGATGTCAAAAGCTGCCTTCCTGAGATATTCATCCATTTAGTACTTTTAGGACACCTTGAGGTTGGTCATGCAGAACAATCTACGCCTCTTCCATAAGACAGGGCTTGAGGTCCCTGAAAGCAGCTCTCCTATTCCACAGGAGGCTTCTCTCTCATCTTTACCTTAGTCTAAGGCAAACTTCCCCCTGACTTCTCCTCCCAGGCAGGTGTGAAATTCCTCCCTCCAGGTGGGCCCCATTGCATGGTCATGCTTTCACAAAAGGCCAGTGCCAGCATCTCAGCTGCACAAGTGCAAGGGGCGAGGCAGCCACAGGATGCCCACTCACCTGGAGCCATGCGGTCACTCTGCGGAGCTGCCACAAGGGTCTGATCCTGAAGGGCCCACACTTGCTGATTCAAATCAATGACCTTCCCAGTCTTAGGCATCTCGGCTtctcaaaaaaaagggaattaaGAAACACGATAATCAAGACATCTGCTCTAGAGGAAATGCCATCTAATCCAGGCCCTTCAGAGAGGAAAGTCTGGGCTTGACACACCCAAACTGGCAGCACTCACATGACCCATTGGCCCAGACTTTCTTTCTAGTAAAGTTGTGGGCTCTGGTGAGGAGGGCAAGGGCAGTCAGTGGTTTAGGAGGGCAAACAATCAAGACGGCAGATAATAAGCGATCTCATGCTACATGTGTGTCAAGGCCCAGCTCCGCTCTTCTGTGTCTACTCTGTGCTTGGCCTGATGCTGGGGAATGGGACCAGAGCAGTGCCTAAGCAAGAGTGCCCACCCTCCAGGAGCCCACAGTCCAGTGGCAGGTGGAGAGCACCGGGTAGGAGGGGTCATGCACAGGAGGAGCAGAGAATGCTGGGGCATCCAGAGGATACAGCTGTGAGGTCAGCCCCCCCCCCATTATTCTTACCACCCTCACCTCCTCCAGAGCCCCACCCACTATCACCTGATTCTGCAGAGGCCAGTGGTTCACGGAtaaggtttggggtttttttgcttgCCATGGTGAGGTTGTTTCTGTACCTGTGAAGACAGAGATAGAGATGAGCTAGAGGAGATGTTTTCAAGGCCTTCCAGGACACTAGTCCCTCAGCTCTTATGCTAGACAGGGAGCTGAGAAACCCAGCCTGACATAAAACTCTGGTCAAAAGATCTGAGCCACAGCTGGGACAAAACTTCAAAGCAGCCTCAGGGAGGGGAAATCAGGCAGAATTTTCCTCCACCCAGAGATCCAGCTAATGACAATATCTCGCCAGGAATTCCAAGGCCAGCCATGACTTTTGGCCTCAAATACCCCCAAGTCCCCTAATGCCAGCGTGTTCTCCTCCCCAAAGGCCCCTCCTGTCATCGGCATTGAAAGGTCCCCTGCCAGAGCAGCTCTGCCAGGGTCCCAGCAACTCCCCAGGGAGAAGCAGCCCCACATAGGACGAGGCACAGAGCCAGTCTGGCATGGCCCCTCCCTTCATTGAGCCCCAAAGCACAGAAAAGAGGGAAGACTCCAGAGTCAGAGGGCTTTTCAGCTATCAGCTGGACCTGGCAAGgaaggcctttatcaaaagttcAGGAGACTGAATTGTGGCTCCAGAAGTCCCAAGCTTAGTGATCAACTCTGACAGAGCCCGTGCCATTTAACTGAGAGGCCCCACCTTCGTTGTTGGGGTGTGACAAATGCAACGTGAAAGAAAACCAGTTCCTCCTGCCAGGAAATCCCGTGAGGCTCAGGTGAAGAAATCCCAGAATTGGCACAAGTCTGACCTGTCGAGGCTCCCCGAGAAATAAGTGCCAAGCCAAGCCCCACAAAGTCAGCCACAAGGAAAAAGGGATGACAGATCCTATGCTCCTTAGAAAGGGGAGACTAAGGGACTTCCCCAGAGCTCAGTTCTCCTCCCATGTCACTCTGTGGTCAAGACTGGACATGCCTGGCACCCTCATGTCAGGGACTGCATCTCCTGGAATTGGGAGCCTTGCCCTGTACCGTCAGGCCAAGGGCACCCCGTGGAGCAAAGTTAGCTGTGTGCTTCAGGCAGCATGCCTGTGTCTGGTGTGTCTGCCACCCACCTGTCCTTACTAAGGCCACACCTGAATGGAGAGCCAAGCTGAAGAGCTCCTCTACCTAACACCCTTTCAGCCCTTCAGTGACGCATCTCCAGCCATTTGGGGAGCCACAGGGACTAAGCAGACTGGTCCTTTCACTGAGGCAAGCCTGGTCCCAGGTAACCCCAAAATGCAGTGGACTTCAGAACCACCTAAGAACTAAAGAAGTAGGCAGTGATTTCTCCAGAAACTGAGCCCCAGACCCCTGCTTATCCCCCACCCTTTGCCCCGGTAGTCCAGGACATTTATAGGTTCCTGATAAGTGGcaatggttattttttttatatcatgtTTACACACCTCATCCCATCTACTATAGTCAAGCAAAAAAATTTGCTGAGGCACAAGTAAAATTGAGTGAGGTGAATTTTAAGAGACAGGCTTGAAGTACCTACAGCATCATATTCACCTGTCTGCAAGGgagaaaaagtacaaagaatGAGACCAAGCTGTCTAGATAAGCTCCTTCGTGAGcccctcttcccagccctggAAAGCATCTCCTTGCTCATCTTCTCCTACTCTCCACCCCATCTCCTTTCTGGCACTGGAGGAACATGTTCCTTTCCTATTGAGGCCCCAACCCTGTCACTGTTGGCTTCCAGTTGATCTGTTACTCTAGGACAGTGCGGTCATGAATTCAGATACACTTAGGCAGCGTCCCCTCCCCAATCCCCTCTGCACATTTGAAGACGCCTCCATTACGCATCAGTCAACATACCCCTTCCTTGGGATGCTTGTCAGGCGTCTGGACCTGGTACCCAGAGTTGGAGACAGGGCATCGCGGAGGAATAAGAAAAGACAGTCGGTAATTGAAAGAGTGGGGTCAGGGGACTCAAGACTTCTCCAGACCAAGAGCCCTGAGCTGAGTTCCTCACTCACATTTATCTCTCTTAACAAAACAATCTCATCAATCAAGCTAAAGTTtaactttaagaaattttttcttatacaaaAGCAGGTGCTGGAAGTTTCCATTCTGATAGCaattaaaagaaaggaataattaaatcataaaaaaggatatatatcATACATGTGATCTTAAGAGAATATAGTAAAGATTTATATTTTCCAGTTATACACTCTTCTTAACAAAACTATTGATCTAGCCTAAGCTATTTCTAGCCTTCTATTAAACAAACTCATTAACTGTGAGCCACAAGCCATGCATGCCTTTCATCAGCCTGACACTTTATTAAGCCATCCCAGGGTGGCTTATTGCTCTAGGGTGAGGTGTTGCTTTGAACATCTCTTGCCTCATGACACATCCTGACTTTTAGAAAGGCAGCTGGCCTTGTGTTCAAGTTCTAATCTATGCTTTTCTGTGCTGGCTATGTTCAGTGGTGGTCTCAGCTGTTCTCAACCACTACAACAGATGCTTGCCACAGCATCTAGAAGTCTCCATCCTCTGACCCCCAAATCCCTTAGGCCTTTGTTTCAGCTAGGATCTGGTCTGAAAGCAGCACCCACACTAGGAATTGCAAACAAAGAGGACTGAATACAAGCAATCAGGTATACTTATGTTGTAGCTCCCTTGGGACTACAAAGAGGACCAAAGCCACTGTAGCTTAGGTCCTACCAAAGGCTACCTACAAGCAGGGCTGGCAGTCTTGCCTGGGGAATGGCCATTGGAAAATAATTGGTACTCATCCCAGTTGAACTGATGAAGCAACATGGTTTGTACCATGAACCACGGGTACCAGTGGGGGGCTATTTGTACACTAGTGAGCTTGGGGAAATGTCAAGGGAATTCCTGGGGCAGTCTCTACGTTACAGCCTTTACTCAATGTGGATGGAATGATGTGGTTAGACAGCAAAAAGAATTGCTGTGGTATCGCAAGTAGTAgtaacaaaggaaacaaaataaccTAGGAGCTCAAAGGAGGGACTACGTAGGACTGATGTCCAAATCACGCAGTAGGGGAGGGGTTCTCTGCCAAACTGACGCTTGGGCCTCTGAAAAGAGAGCACAATCCAGTGGCTGTATGGAccaagggggaggagaggggtcaACAAAAAGGAGATCAGAGGGCCCAAGGGACACAACCCAGAGAGCTGCATTTTCATTGATTCAAAAGCCTTTGGGTATAGCTTAAATGTTCCATGCCTAGACAAAGGTTACAAAAGCCTGTGTAGTATGGTGATATGGGTCCTCTTTAACCTCAGGCTCTAATTCCACTTGGTCCCAACTTTTCAATAGTTCTCAGCACTCATCCCTTCCTAGGATTCCTAGCACTCCATGCCCATCCTGAAGTTCCCAGTTGAAACTTTAGTCTGAATGAGTGTCAGAGATGTTAGAGGGAATAGGAGTGATGATAGGGGGTGATAATTGAGGAGCAGAGAGCCCATCTCTGAAGAAATGACTAAGACATTTATCTTAAAGTAGAAGGGATTACTATTAGGATTACATGATACCCTAGCTGTACTTGAGGAAACCATCAATATTGATACTGACTATAAGAAGCAAAGAATATAGTTAAATTAATATAGTCCTGTTGCCAGATTCTTTCTATTaaggttttattattatgtagAAGAATAACAATGCACAGCATTAAGTGTGACTTGAATTGAATTCCAGTAAGTACACATAAGGCCAAATTTCCtagatatggaaataaatttaagagaACACTTAGCCCAGATTTCAATTTTCAAGCTCTAAGATACTATTATCTACATATTTTTGGTAATAAGGCCTGATATCTTGGTCACTTACGATGCTCATGACTTTATTGAGTTGAGGAAACATCAGTGGAAACCAGGTAGGGTGAGAGAACTTAATCATTTACCACCACTAAAACCTCTAGAATCTGTTTATAGATGCCCAATCTCTCTAATACTTTATTCATATAACCAATCTGACAATCATAACTAATGAATCAAAAGAAACCATGGATTGGTAAAGGTTATCTGGCCCCCACCCTTGCCAACTACATAGAATCAAGTTAGTCATAGAAAGTAGAATTAGGCTTAGAATCTCTCTCAACTCCAAATCCAAGGCTCTCTGCTGGGATGCCTATCAGCTCCTTTGGGG
It encodes the following:
- the LOC105859167 gene encoding interleukin-36 gamma-like, whose protein sequence is MASKKTPNLIREPLASAESAEMPKTGKVIDLNQQVWALQDQTLVAAPQSDRMAPVIVTVIVCKYPEALEQGKGDPIYLGIKNPEMCLFCKDVGGQPTLQLKEEKIMELYKQDKPVKPFLFYRAKTGRTSTLESVAFPGWFVASSQGGQPIFLTSDLGTLHNTDFDLNIDD